From Lycium ferocissimum isolate CSIRO_LF1 chromosome 12, AGI_CSIRO_Lferr_CH_V1, whole genome shotgun sequence, one genomic window encodes:
- the LOC132040738 gene encoding factor of DNA methylation 1-like, with product MSSSSDEESDFSDSEINDYIEKPYQELRAGKYKVKGPNGSLRCPFCAGKKKQDYKYKELFAHASGVGKGAASRRAKQKANHLALAKYLESDLANEAEPVPPRAVTPAECTEAEQKEVFCWPWIGVVVNISKEKADGESVEDKEYWLKKFSLYKPLEIMFFHDNQAQVSEVIVTFDRDWTGFNNAMQFEKSFEARHCSKKEWVANRSLPGSNIYGWVAREDDYRAEGAIGEYLRGKGELKTIFDLMKEETQDRNKVVVSLANEIDMENENLDELQVQFNLKTLSLRRMLEEKDILHRSFFEETRKMQRLAREHVQKVLHEQEMLSVELEKKKKQLDIWSRELNKRETLTEREKLKLDEEKKKNDERNSALQMASEEQRKADENVLRLVEEHKREKEAALRTILELERKNDARQKLEMEIAELKGKLEVMEHLRGDDDAAVQNKIKEMNEELVGKMEEMEDLESLNQTLLAKERQSNDELQNARRALITGMNEILSSGRSHIGIKRMGEIDEKAFRNACKQRFPNEEAEIKALELCSLWQEKIKNSDWHPFKTFMVDESNAEKVIDEDDEALKTLKEEWGDEIYNAVTEALKEIEEYNPSGRYVIGELWNFKEQRKATLKEAISFIFKQLKTQKRKR from the exons ATGAGTAGCAGCTCGGATGAGGAATCAGATTTCAGTGATTCTGAGATCAATGATTATATAGAGAAACCGTATCAAGAACTGAGAGCTGGAAAATACAAAGTGAAGGGTCCAAATGGGTCTCTCAGATGCCCCTTTTGTGCTGGGAAGAAGAAGCAGGATTACAAGTACAAGGAACTGTTTGCACATGCTTCTGGTGTAGGTAAAGGTGCTGCCAGTAGACGTGCAAAACAAAAAGCCAACCACTTGGCACTTGCAAAGTACTTGGAATCTGACCTAGCAAATGAAGCTGAACCAGTACCCCCACGTGCTGTCACACCAGCAGAGTGCACAGAAGCTGAACAAAAAGAAGTATTTTGCTGGCCTTGGATAGGGGTTGTTGTcaatatatcaaaagaaaaagcaGATGGAGAATCTGTGGAGGACAAGGAGTATTGGTTGAAAAAGTTCTCCTTGTATAAGCCCTTGGAAATTATGTTTTTCCATGATAACCAAGCGCAGGTATCTGAAGTTATTGTGACATTTGATAGGGATTGGACCGGTTtcaataatgcaatgcaatttgAGAAATCCTTTGAAGCCAGACATTGCAGTAAAAAAGAATGGGTTGCCAATAGAAGTTTGCCCGGTTCAAATATTTATGGATGGGTTGCGCGGGAGGATGATTATAGAGCAGAAGGGGCAATAGGAGAATACCTGCGTGGAAAAGGGGAGTTAAAGACTATATTTGACCTGATGAAGGAAGAAACACAGGATAGAAATAAGGTTGTAGTTAGTCTAGCTAATGAGATTGATATGGAAAATGAAAATCTGGATGAGCTGCAGGTGCAGTTCAACTTAAAGACTTTGTCTCTTAGGCGGATGCTTGAGGAGAAAGACATACTACATCGCTCTTTCTTTGAAG AAACAAGGAAGATGCAACGCCTTGCGCGGGAGCACGTGCAGAAGGTCCTACATGAGCAGGAGATGTTAAGTGTAGagttggagaagaagaagaagcagctagatatttggagccgagaaTTGAACAAACGGGAAACTTTAACTGAAAGAGAAAAACTAAAGCTGGATGAGGAGAAGAAAAAG AATGACGAAAGAAACTCCGCACTTCAAATGGCCTCTGAAGAACAAAGAAAAGCTGATGAGAATGTGTTGAGACTAGTTGAAGAACATAAG AGAGAGAAGGAGGCAGCTTTGAGAACGATTCTGGagcttgaaagaaagaatgatgCCAGGCAGAAGCTGGAAATGGAAATTGCAGAACttaaaggaaaactagaagTTATGGAGCATCTAAGAGGTGATGATGATGCAGCTGTgcaaaataaaatcaaggagATGAATGAGGAGCTGGTTgggaaaatggaagaaatggaAGACTTGGAGTCCTTGAATCAAACCCTTCTAGCAAAGGAGCGCCAGAGCAATGATGAGTTACAAAATGCTCGGCGCGCATTAATTACG GGAATGAATGAGATCTTGAGCAGTGGGCGCTCCCATATTGGGATAAAAAGAATGGGGGAAATCGATGAAAAGGCTTTTCGGAATGCATGCAAGCAAAGGTTCCCAAATGAGGAAGCTGAGATCAAGGCTTTAGAATTGTGTTCTCTTTGgcaggaaaaaataaaaaattctgaTTGGCATCCATTTAAAACTTTCATGGTTGATGAGTCCAATGCTGAG AAAGTGATCGATGAGGATGATGAGGCGCTAAAAACGCTCAAGGAGGAATGGGGAGATGAAATTTACAATGCAGTAACTGAAGCTCTAAAGGAGATTGAGGAATACAATCCTAGTGGCAGATATGTGATCGGTGAGCTGTGGAATTTCAAGGAACAAAGGAAAGCCACGCTTAAGGAAGCAATCAGCTTCATTTTCAAGCAATTGAAGACACAGAAGCGGAAGAGATGA
- the LOC132040187 gene encoding uncharacterized protein LOC132040187 encodes MSESSVSIRRCFCGIDVLHLTAWTPHSAGRRFTSVHKVGHEKCDFWDWEKPRFPLRAVELIYDLKSKEKSLRSEKIFLLKKIANFKCSNNMLEEKIMELECSTVEVVRPPTVVAGLPANLRFQLLSYFSLSCFVGDN; translated from the exons ATGTCAGAAAGCTCTGTCTCTATTAGAAGGTGTTTCTGTGGAATTGATGTCCTACATTTAACGGCTTGGACTCCACATAGTGCTGGTCGACGTTTTACAAGTGTTCACAAAGTGgg GCACgaaaaatgtgatttttgggATTGGGAAAAACCAAGGTTTCCTCTCAGAGCAGTAGAATTAATCTACGATttgaaaagcaaagaaaaatctCTTCGAAGTGAGAAGATATTTTTGTTGAAGAAGATTGCAAATTTTAAGTGTTCCAACAACATGTTGGAGGAGAAGATAATGGAATTGGAGTGTTCTACTGTTGAAGTTGTCAGACCACCAACAGTAGTTGCTGGACTACCAGCAAATTTAAGATTTCAATTGTTAAGTTATTTTTCATTGAGTTGTTTTGTTGGGGACAATTAA